Part of the Sulfuricurvum kujiense DSM 16994 genome, TGGGTCCCTGAAAACACTATTGTCCCTTTGACGTATGAGCATAAAGCCCTTATTTCTATCCTCAAGCAGACTCCTGTGCCTGAATCTTCCGGAGAAGCTACCCTAAATATCAGCCGTTTTTTCGCTACGTCGCAGGAGGGGCATAAAGTCGCCATAATATTTTCAGAAAATCCGAAATCTTTTCTCACTACTTTGCCGATCGGGATTCAAACGGCAATGATCTCTCCACTCAAGGAACCGCAGTGGGCAGATACGCTCAACCGAACCTATCCCTCCTATAAGGTTAAACAATCTCATCGATATTTTGATTACTATTACGTCTATCCCCTCTTTTTAGGATTTCTTTCGATGCTGGCGTATTTGTACGGACGCAATCAAAAAGGGATCCGATGAGTTTTTTGCATGCCGAATTTTTTGTCTGGATGGTTCTGCCGGTTCTTGTACTGTTTTATTTCTGGCAGACTCAAAAGTCCCCCCATTCCGCCGTATTCGGCGAAGCCGTTTTTAACCGCCTGCATGCGCCGGAAATTACGATGGGGCTGCGAACCAGAAATATTTTGTTTTTGATTGCCGCCCTTTTGCTGATCGCTGCTATGGCACAGCCTGTGATACTTCAGGACGAAGCGGCATCGGAGGGGAGGGCAGACGTATTGATCGCTTTGGATCTCTCCAAAAAGTCGCTTGAAGCATTTGAAGAAGAGAAACGAACGGCGATCAATACGATCCGACGTCTTAAGGGGGAGAATATCGCCGTATTCGGCTATGATACACGGCCCTATCGTATCACTCCCTACACGACGGATTCGGAAATGGCGGCGGCATTGGTCAGCGGGTTGGATTCTGAGGTCATGCGGCAGTTTAAAAGCGATAGCTCAGCGCTAGATAAATTCCGATCCGACGAGGGGATGATAATTATTATCGGAGATCCGACAAATGAGCATAATACCCGGCTTTCCGGGATTATTGAGAGGATAGAAAAAATCAAAACCGCTCAGCGCCTTTATGTTCATGTACCCCTTTTCTACTATCCTCTGGGACTGGCGATGGTGCTGATTTGGATAGCCCTCTCTTCGATGAGTAAACGGCGTAGCGTCCCCGCCGCCGCGATTTTAATGGCGCTTAGTATAGGGAATGTTTCGGGGCATGCGGGGATATTGGACTTTCAAATACTCAATAGCGGATATAGAGCATACGAAAAAGGCGATTACCTCCAAAGCGCACACTATTTCAAATCATACCAAAATGCTCACGACTCTCCTGAAATACGTTATAACATTGCCAATGCCCTTTATAAGGCCGGAGCGTATCGGGAAGCACTGTATTGGTATCGGCAGGTTCATACGAGCAACCCGCTTTTAGCGCAAAAAGCAGCCTATAACCTCTCTCTTTGCGAAGCCAAGATCCATATCGGGAGCAAAAGCGGTGAAAACCAAAAAAGGGATCGGGATGAGCCGATTTCACACGAAATTCAGCCACTACCGAAAAAGAGTCCTAACGAGATAAAGACGCGTCTTTATCCTATGTGAAAATTTCATAGAGTTTATTGGCACCTTTCATTTCACGGCGCAATTCGGCATAATCTTCATTTTTGAGAGCGGTTTTTAGCGTTTGCAGCTCCACTTCGAAGAGCTCGACCGCTTCGAGGACATTTTCACGGTTTTGGCGAAAGATATCCTCCCACATCGCCGGAGAACTTTTTGCCAATCGGCTCATCGATCTAAATCCCCCTGCGGCAAGGGTAAGGATGTTTTCTTTCTCTTCCTGTGCCAATACGGTATTGGCGAGTGCATAGGAGATGACGTGGGGCATATGGCTGATAAAGGCGGCATGGCGGTCATGCTGCGCGGCACCCATCGTGCGGATCTGCATCCCGATCGCCTGAAAAATACGAAGTGCCGTATCGCGCTGAGTAGCTCCGCTGTGCTCCAGATCACACAATACGACCACTTTTTCAGCGTACAGGCCTTCCAATGCGGCGCTCGGACCGAATTGCTCGGTTCCCGTCATCGGATGGGCGGCGACGACGTTTGAACGGATAACAGGGGGAATGGCATCGACAATGAGGGCTTTGGTACTTCCCAAATCGATCAATGTTTTATCGCTTCCGGCCAAATCGGTCGATTTTTGCAAGAATTCGATAACACCGTTGACGGGGATGGCCAGGAAAATGACATCACACTCTTGTTTCAGCTCTTCAAAACTCATAAACGATTCGACCAGTTTCCGTTGCAGCGCTATTTTCTGATGCTCTTCATTATGATCGCACCCGACGATAGAAGAGATAAAAGAGAGGTGTTTCAACGCCAGTGCCATTGAACCTCCCATTAATCCTAGCCCTACAATACCGATCTTCATGATTCCCCTTTGTGCAATATAGTGCTATTTTAGCCCTTTTAAGTTTAATTTACGCTCCAATTAATCGTTAGAGTGATAGAATGGGAGACTATTTTAACGCAATGGAAATTTTGGCTTGAAAACAATTACCCTCTCTTTGATAGTCGCAAGTGCATTAGTGCACGCATCTGCGCAAAACGTCCAATCGATCCACTATGACGGAATGGTTCATATTTCCGAAGCTGTCGCAAAGCGGCTTAATGAGGTTAAAGTCGGTGAGCCTTTAAATGCTGCCGCCGTTGATAAAACGGTTAAAAACTTTTTCGAGCAAGGCTATTTTGAAGATGTTTGGGCAGAGGAAGAAGAGGGGAAAGTCACTTTTCATTTCAAAGAGAAACCGACTATCTCTAAAATCGAGCTGAAAGGGTATAAAGAGAACGATGAAGAGGCAAAAAAAGCTTTGCTTCAAATCGATAAAGGTTCTCTGTATGATCCTAAAAGAGTCGAAGAAGCCAAAAAGCGGATTGTCGATGCGTTGAGCCAGGACGGTAAAATTGATTCGGTGGTCGAAATCGAGACCGAAAAGCTTGAAAACGGCAGTATGCGTGTTACCTTTATTGCCAATGAAGGGCAGGAAATTATCATTAAAAAGCTCACTTACGCGGGAGTTTTAACACAGGATTCCGAAGAGTTCGACAGCATGATCGCCAATAAAGAAGAGCAGTTTATGGGGTGGATGTGGGGACGTAACGACGGTAAGATGAAAGTGGCCGAGTTGCAGTACGACCCGCTCCGAATCCGCGATTTTTATATGCAGCGCGGTTTTCTCGATGCCAAAATCGACGAGCCGTTTGTAGCGGTCGATTTTGATCACTATACGGCCCAGATGAGCTATAACATCTTTGAAGGGGATGTTTACCGCGTATCCGATATTTTGCTGTTTCAAGATACCAAAGTGATTGACGATCAGGCGCTTCTGGACGTCATCACCTTGGAAAAAAACAAACCGTTCAATATCAAAACGTTCCGTGAGGATGCGGAGCGGATCAAGACAAAAATTGCCGATTTGGGATACGCTTACGTTCAGGTACAGCCCGATTTGAAAAAAGATAAAGAAGGGAAAAGCGTTGATGTCGTATACCGCATTATCCCGGGCAAAAAAGTACATATCCGTAAAGTGATCATTTCAGGGAATAACCGAACGCTGGACCGTGTAGTCCGGCGTGAGCTTTTCTTGGCACCGGGCGATCTTTATAGCTTGACAAACCTCAAAGACTCCCGTAATGCGATCGGGCGTACCGGATATTTTGAGAGTAATACGATTGAAGAGAAACGGATTGATGATGAGACGATGGATCTTATCGTCCAAACCAAAGAGGCACCGACAGGGAATATTCAGCTCGGTGGAGGATACGGGAGCTTCGGCGGTATCTTGGTCAGTGTGGCGGTGAGCGATCGCAATATTTTTGGTTCCGGGATCAATGTCGGGCTCAATCTTGAGAAATCTCAGCGTACCAGCAACTACTCTTTCAATATTTCCAACCCGCGTCTCAACGACAGTGATTTCAGCGGCAATTTTTCCGTCTATAACAGTTCGACCGAATACGATAGCTATAGCACCGATTCCAAAGGGATAAGTGTCGGAACGGGACACCGCTTTAACCGTTTTGTAAACGGCTATGTGGGGTACAACTATTCACAAAACAGCTACAGCGATATTGATCTTAATACGACAACGCTTGATCCACGCTATTACGAAAGCTACTCTAAAAGCTCTGTCGTCGTTTCGGCGACGTTTGACAATACCGATGACTATTACGTTCCGCGTGAGGGGATGACACTTTCGGAGAGTATCGAAATGGCCGGGGTCGGCGGGGATGCGGAGTTTTGGAAAAGCCGTACCACTTTCGGCGTCTATCAAGGGCTTCAGAAATGGACCGATTTTGACCTGATCCTTCGCTATAAAGCCCGCTTTAACTATGCCAGTGAAGGGGGCGGTTATCTCCCGCTGGGTGAGAAATTCTATATGGGGGGGATCGGTTCGGTTCGCGGATATCAAGCATACTCCATTTCACCGACAAAAGGGGTTGACAGAAACGGAGATCCGTATAAAATCGGCGGAACTCAAACGTTTTCCAATAACCTTGAGTTCAGTGTCCCTCTGGTTCCGGAAGCAAAAATGCGGGCAACGGCATTCATCGATTACGGTATGATCGGTGAGAGCAGTATAAGCGAGATCAAACGCGGAGGTTACGGGGTTTCTTTAGAATGGTTCAGCCCTGTCGGACCGCTTCAGCTTGTATTCGCCAATCCGATCGGCGATAAAGAGCACGATGATATCGCCCACTTCGAATTTACAATCGGGCAGAGATTTTAGATTATAACATCATCGGAGCCATACCCTATAAAGGGCACGTGAGCTCCGATTGTACGCTAACGCTAAGTTTTACCCTCTTCGTGGCACTAAGACTTCGGCAGTAGGCCCAAAATCACTTGTGATTTTAAAGCAATTACTTCATAACCTTCTAACTTAAGCAAATACCACCGACAGATTTTTAGGCAGAACGATATTTTTGAGCTGCTCGCGTGCCAGGTAGGTAGATTTTCCGCCGATAATTAATTGATTGCCCTCTAGGCTGAGTTCAATCTCAGAAGCATCGACCCGTGCCGCCAACAGGATATGCGAGAGCCACAATAGGGAACTTAGGGTATCGAGCGTAGCGTTGTCGGGCAAAAGTTTCCCATAACCGTCTTTGGGAATCAAGGATGAGGAACTGGCCCCTTTTTTAAATAGCAGAAGATGGGAGATCAAAGCCAACTGCGGATGGCTGAGACCGTAATCGAGTGCGCTCATGGCTAGATAGTGGCTATGGCGCTGATAGGCGTAGTAACGAATCCCGATTCCGATAGAGAGGAGTTTTGCGGCAATGGCAAGCTCATACCGATAGGACGGATCGATTTCCAGAGGAATATGCAGCAGTGCAAAAAGCCGTTTGCTTAAATGGGCACATTGCTGGGCGTGGGTACTGTGCTGGGCGTAGGTATCGAGAAGATATCGGACACTCGGGTTATAGTTAGCCGGAAATGTGTCCCCGGAATTACGGAGCATATCACTCAAAAATACCCCTTCTCGAACACCGACCCCGCTACAGATCAATGTTTTGGCCTGAATATGGCGTATGATACGATCCAAGATAAGGGTTCCGGGTTTTATGGTGTCGAAACGATCGGGTTTGATAAACAGCGATTTGAGTTTTTTGGGTGCGGCCTCCATTATTTGGCCTGCAAAACGCAAAAATGCAGTACTGTCGGTCGTATAGGCATGAAGTTTATTGAGAGGATATGACTCTTTCTTCATTAACGCACGGGAGAGGGCACGAAAGGTCCCTCCGACTCCGATGAGGGCTTCGGTTGAGAGGCTGCTAGGGAGCTGTTTTAGCGCTTCGTCAATATAGGCGATTGCACCGGGAATATTATCGGTATCGAAGAAGAGCTCTTTTATCCGTACCGTTCCGATATTAAGAGAGTAGAGCTGTTCTACTTTACCGTTACGCAGCAGTGCGAATTCGCTTGATCCGCCGCCGACGTCGACACTGAGCGCTTCGAGGGTCGGAGGGAGAAGATTGGCACAGGCTACACCGCCGAAATAGGCTTCTTTTTCACCGCTGATTACTTTGATCGACAATGAATATTCCCGACGTATCCGAGAGAGAAAAATATTGGCGTTAGGGGCATCGCGAACGGCCGAAGTAGCGACACAGAGAATCTTTCTCGCATCGAAAGATTTGGCAATGGATAAAAATTCGCCCAGTGCTAGAGCCGTACGGTCCATCGCATCAGATTGAAGATATCCGCCGTTTTTATAGGCGTTTTCACTGATGCGGACGGAACTCTTAACTTCGTGAAGGATATGAAAGGCGAAACGGCTTGTTTTTTGAAATACCGCCAGGCGCATGGAATTGCTTCCAATATCGATGACGGCGGTACATTTTGCCATTTACTCCTCTTCTTCCATCAGTTGTTTGTGTTTATAAAGAAGCTCTTGCATCGTTTCGACGTTGTCTTTATCCGGAATAATACAATCGACCGGACAGACGGCAATACAAGCAGGCTCATCGTAGGTTCCTACACATTCGGTGCAGCGGTCTGGATCGATGATATAAATCGGGTCGCCCTCTTCAATTGCATCCATCGGGCACTCTTCACGGCATGCGTCGCATGCGATACATTCATCGACTATTAGTAGTGGCATAGATTAAACCTCGGTGTTTATATATTGGTGGTTGCGCGATTTATAGCGAAACGAACCTTTGAGCATTTTTAAACGGTTTGCTTTTATCGTTGCGGAATGACGCAACACAGTTTCGAGGGGAGGATAAGGCGGGCACATGTGCCGTCGATTCCGTCCTCTCTATTTGTTAAAGTAATAGTAGCTCCTATCGCTTCTGCGGCACTTTTGGCTAAAAAGAGCCCCAACCCTACACCCGACTTGTTTCCTTGGCGTTTAAACGGTGCAAATAGATCGACACTCTCATCGATACCGCATCCCTCATCAATCACTTCGATAACGATCCCTACCCCGTTCATATGGCTTTGAAAAAGGATAGTTTTTCCCTCCGGAGTAAATTTGAGAGCATTCTGCAAGAAATTCTGCAAAATTTGATTGAGAAGGGTTACTTGCAATACGGCACTGAAAGCATCGGGCTCAAATCGGGTGAGGAGCGTTTTGTTTTCGCTGTTTGCCAAGAGCTTGAAATCACCTTCCCATTTTTTTAGGATTTGGATAATATCGGTTTGCACCGGGATTTCAAGTTGTGCCCCCTCTTGACGCCCGATATTGAGGATGTCGGCGACGATTTTATTCATCTCATCGACACTTTGATTCGTAATCTTGATGGCTTCGATGTACTCTTCGGGAGTCCGCTTTTTAATCAGCGTGACCTGATTTTTAAGTTTGATGACGGCGAGAGGGGTCTTAAGCTCATGTGCCGCACCGATGAAGAGCTCTTTTTGGTATTTGACGAAGTTTTGAATACGGGCAATGAGACGGTTGAGAGTCTCACCCAGAGGTTCAAATTCATCAGGGAGCTGTTCGACTTTGATAGGGCGGATCAAATGCTCGTTCATGTTGGCTAGCCGGCGGCTCAGTGCACTGATCGGAGCGATCAGCATTTTTGAAAACGCGATGGCATAGAGGATAATGACGACAAAACCGACGGCATTGATAAGATAAATCGAGTTCATGATTTTTCGGAGCAGCCGCTTGGTCGGGGTGATGTCACGGCTCACTTTCAGATACGACGAGTGTTCAAAGTCAAACGGGTAGATGAGCGTCAGCGTCGTGCTTTTGTCTTTATGGGTTGTTTCGTAAAAATCGAGGTGTTCATCGTTTTGGCTCAGGGTTATGAGCTCTACCGTAAGTCCCATCATAGTATCGGCATTATTCTGCTGGGTGGATAAAAGGGATTTATACGAGGAGATATTTTCGGCGTAACCGATCAGCTCAGCCTGTTTTTCGTCGTAAATCGATTGTTTGATAAAAAGATACAAAAAGGAGGAAAAAAGGATAACCAATGCCGCCGAAGCGACAATGAGTTGAAAGAGAAAGCGTCGTCTTATGCTTCTTTTGGAAAACAAAAGCGGTATCCTCGGCGGCGTACAGTTTCGATCGTAGTAATTCCGAGCGGTTTATCCATTTTTTGGCGGATTTGGTTGATTGCAACCTCGATAACGTTCGGAGTAACGAGTTCAGGCTCTTCCCAGATCGCATCAAGCAATTGCTCTTTAGAGACGATTTGGTCACGGTGACGGGCAAGGTGAGTCAATACTTCGAAAGGTTTCCCTTTAAGTTCGATCTCTTTTTCTTTATAGATGATTTTTTCCTCTTCAGGATTGATCGTCAAATCATCGATTTCGATGATATTGCTTCCACCGAAACGTAAGCGTGCTTCGATACGGGCGACAAGGACGTCAAAATCAAACGGTTTGCGGATATAATCATCGGCACCCGATTTAAGTGCTTCGATTTCGCTTTCGTTGTCATCACGTGCCGAGAGAACAACTACTACGGTTTTAGGCGTGTTGCTTTTAATGTCTGGGATGATATCGACGCTGTTACCGTCAGGCAACATCCAATCCATCAAGATTAGGTCATAATTACGGATATCGAGATAATATTCGCCGTCTTTTAACGTTTCAACGACGTCGCTTTGGTAACCAAATTCTTTGAGCCCTTCTGCAAGGGTTTTGTTGAGGGTTACTTCATCTTCAATGATCAGAATACGCATTCAGATTCCTCATTTACGGAAATTTTGCCGAAATGATACCACAGTTTTAGAATTTTTTAAACTTTTTTTCAATTTTTTTTAAAAAATGAAATTTTTTTGAACACCGACGGTGCAATTTGGAAGAATATTCGGTTTTCGGAAGGTAAGTGAAAGGGCATCGATTAACGGAAAAGAGAGCTTTAATTTTGCTGCGAGAACCTCAAGAGCAGTTTCAATCAGCTCAAATTGCTCCGTTTGTACGGTTGTTTCAATCATGCAGGCTATGTCGGCGTAATTGATGAAATTGTCGCCGGTGTAGGTATAGTCGATAGTGCAGTCGATTTGCACCTGTTGTGGGTCGGTACGCTCAAAATCGAGAATCCCGATGATCGCATCGAAGGTAAGATTCTCGATTAATATTTTCATGCGACCCGTTTCTCTTCCCCTTTGACAAGGCGGACAAAGTTGGGGATATGTTTATAAAAAAGGATAAAAGCGATAAAAAGTACCGGAGCGTGAAACATCGCAGGATAAAGGATAAATGAGGAGACGACAAGAGCGGCAAGCCCGAGCATCGAAGAAAGTGATGAGATACGGATTGTTTTGGCGGCAACCGCCCATACGACCAGAGCGATTACCGTCGGGACCGGAAGCATGACTGCCATAACGCCCATCCCCGTCGCAACCCCTTTGCCCCCTTCAAACCACATATACGGGCTAAAGCAGTGTCCGACAACCGCCAAGACGGCAACAAGCCATTGGGCGCTGTCGCTGAGTTCGAAGTATTTGGCGGCCAGGACGACAATAATCCCTTTAAGTGCATCGAGTGCGAGGGTTGCCGCACCCAGTTTTTTCGCGAGAGAGGGGTTGGTCTCTTTGACAACGCGCAAAACATTCGTAGCTCCGATGCTTTGTGATCCGGCTTCGGTAATATTGACTCCGGCGAACACTTTTGCCAAAATGAGTCCGAACGGGATCCCGCCCAAAAGATAGGCGGCGAGGTAAAATTGAACATTGAGATTAAATAAAAAATCCATTTGAGTCCTTGTTGTGGATAAACGAAGCGCTATTATAAATCACCGATGGTTACAACTGCCTAAAAAAGTGCTGAAGGAAATTTGCGCTTCAAGAAGCGGGTGGGCTGAGTAGGTTATAATAACCCTCTTATCAGCATAACAAGGATTATGGGTTTGAATACCGAAGAATTGAAACAAAAAATCATCGATTTAAAAAATCGCCTCAGTGTAACGGTCGTAGCACACTTCTATCAACGCGACGAAGTGTTCGAGATGGGGGATATTACCGGCGATTCGCTTGAGCTTGCCAAGCGCACTATGGCGGATGATAAAGAGTTCGTCGTATTTTGCGGTGTGGGATTTATGGGACAAAGCGTCAAAATCCTCAGCCCTGAAAAACGGGTCGTGATGCCGAAAGTCGCCTGCTGTGCGATGGCAAAAATGATCGACGGACTCTATTACGACCAGTCGATCGCTAAGCTAGAAGAAGCAGGAATCAAAGCGGACGATATTTTACCGATCACCTATATCAATTCCGATGCAGCCGTCAAAGCCCGTGTCGGGAAAATGGGGGGGATGGTCTGCACCAGTTCCAATGCGAAGATAATTATCACTAAGGCGCTGGGTGAGGGGAAAAAGATTTTATTCGTCCCCGATCGCTGTCTGGGGCAGAATATCGCTCGTCAGATGGGGCTGAAATCGTGTGTCATCGGAGACGGAACCGACCCCAAAGAAGCCGATATCATCTGCTACGACGGGTTCTGCTCCGTTCATCAGCTCTTCAGTGTAGAGGACATCGAGTTCTATCGCAATAAATATCCGGGGATTTTGATCGCCGTCCACCCCGAGTGTGATCCCGCTATCTGCGAGCGTGCCGATTTTGTCGGCTCTACCTCTCAGCTGATCAAATACATCACGGAACTTCCGGCGAATCAAAAAGTGGCAGTCGGGACAGAGTTTAATATGGTCAATCGCCTCCGTCCGAGTAATACCTATATCCTCTCATCGACGAAACCGGAGTGTCCGACGATGAACGAGACGACGTTGGAAGATTTGTATGCGGTTCTTAAATCGATCGAGGAAGGTGCGCCGATCAATGAGATCGAGGTGGACGAAGATACGGCACACTGGGCAAAAATCGCGTTAGAGAGGATGATGGCGTTATGATCGAACAATTTATCCGTGAAGTCTTGGCCGAAGATGTAGGGCGTGGGGATCTATACGCACGGGTATCCGATGCGGTGAGCGCCAGTGCGAAGATTATCGCCAAAAGTGACGGAGTGATTGCGGGAGAAGCATATCTGAAGGTATTGGCGGAGATCGAGAAATTTAACATCATATGGCACAAGCATGATGGCGATCGATTTGTAAAAGGGGAGGTATTGATGGAGTTGAGCGGCGATTCCCATACCCTTCTTCGGATCGAGCGGACTCTTCTAAACATGCTTCTTCATGCCAGTTCCATTGCGACACTGACCCGCAAATACGTCGATTTGATCGCACCGTACGGGACGAAACTCCTCGACACCCGTAAAACCCGTCCGCTCTTGCGCAATTTTGAAAAATACGCCACCCGTATCGGGGGGGCGACAAACCACAGAATGGGGCTGGACGATGCGCTGATGCTCAAAGACACCCACCTCAAAACGATCACGAATTTGGAAAGTTTTATGGAAGAGGCGCGTAAAAAAATCCCCTTTACCTCCAAAATCGAGATCGAGGCCGAAGATTTCGAGATGGCGGCCCATGCGATGCGTTGCGGCGCCGATATCGTCATGTGCGACAACATGACCGTCGAACAGCTTACTGAAGTCGTTAAATACAAATGGGAACACCACAGCGGCGTATTACTCGAAGCGAGCGGAAATATCACCTTAGAGACGATCGAAGCGTATGCTGCGAGCGGAGTCGATGCGATCAGTACGGGTGCTCTTATCCATCAAGCGAATTGGATTGATATGTCCATGAAAATGGATTAATCCGTGGCAGACGATCAAGAAAAGACCGAAGAACCCACCGCCAAGAAGCTCGAAGATGCCCGAGCCGAAGGGAACGTCCCCAAAAGTCAGGATGTTGTAGGGGTCGTTGTCCTTTTTGTCTCCATTTTGGCGGTTTTAATGATGTTTACGTTTATCGCCGATCGGATGCTTCATCTTTCCCAGTATTATTTTTCTTTGATGCGTCAGCCTCTGGACCGTGAATTGATGGTTGATTTGGCGGTAGTAACGATGAAAGAGTTCCTCATCATGGCACTTCCTGTTTCAATCATCGTAGCCGTTGCGGGAGTGTTCGGAACGGTAGCCCAGATCGGATTTAATTTTACGACAAAACCTCTGACACCCAACTTTTCCAAACTCGATCCGATCAAAGGATTCGCCAACCTTTTTACCCTCCAAAAAGGGCTTGAGTCGATCAAAATAACATTGAAGTCTTTTACGGCACTCGGGATCGGATTTCTCTATTTTTGGTATTTCGTTGAAGAACTTCCCACCGTTGCGCTGTTTACGCTACAAGATCAGATGGGATGGCTTAGGGACAAAGCGATCGTTCTGGCTTCGGTCATGCTTCTCATTATTTTTGTTTATGCCGTTATCGATCTTTTTTTGGTACGGAAACACTATTTTGACAAATTGAAAATGTCGCTTCAAGAGATCAAAGACGAGATGAAAAATATGGAAGGGGATCCGCATATCAAGGCGAAGATCCGTCAGATCCAGATGCAGGCGGCGAGAAAACGGATGATGACTTCGGTACCGACCGCCGATGTCGTTATTACCAACCCGACCCATTACGCGGTGGCGATCGTGTATGATGAAAACAAGCATAATGCTCCGGTAGTAGTAGCCAAAGGGGTGGACAATATGGCGATTCAAATCAAAAAGGTAGCGAGAGAAAACGGTGTCCACATCGTTCAGAATCCGCCGTTGGCACGATCTCTTTACAAAGAGGTAGATATCGATCATCCGATACCCGATATGTTGTTTGCCGCCGTTGCCGAGGTCCTTGCATATGTCTATAAAATGGGCAAAAAACGGAAAGGAAATAGCTGATGGAACGCTGGGTAGGGCTTCTTTCCAATAAAAAAGTCATTGCTTCCGTCTTTTTAGTCATTATGGCGATATTGGGAATCGTATTGTGGCAGCTGGAGAAAAAGGTAACTTCGCAGACACTGGAACGTTTGAGTGACCAACTCTCCTTGGCCATTAACAATCAGCTTGAAAAAGAGCGCTCCAGCGCATTGCGTTATGCATTGATCCTTTCTCAAAATACAGCCCTGAGCGATGCATTGGAACGAGACGATGAGGATAAAGGATTTAAAATCCTCTCGGAGGGGATGGAATCGATCAAAGTGCATACCGACTCACTGATCCGCTCTCAGGTTATTACCTCCGACTACGTGATTTTCGCCCGCAGCTGGGATAATTCGTATGCCGGGATGCCGCTGGAGTTTCACCGTCCCGATCTGCTCTATTTTCAAAACCATAAAAACCCCCGCTCCGCTATCGAAGTGGGACGAAAGCTGGGGGTTAAAGCGACGGTTCCGGTCTATCGAGATGACAAAATGCTCGGATTTGTGGAGGTTGTATCGTTTTTCGAATCGACGCAGGAGTATTTTGACCGTCTCGGGATCGATATGTATGTCCTGATGGATGTGAGATTTTACGATACGGCGGTGTTTATGCAGGAAAACCCTACCATCGCAAAAGAGTATATTCTTGCCAATCCGAAGTACACCCAGAGCGATTTGAAACTTTTAAACGGGATCGACTTTAAAACGCTGAAACATACGCACGTTGTTTTCAGCGGAGGGCGATATCTATTTTTCGAACCGATGAAAAACGGGGAAGGGGAGACGATCGGTGCGTTCGTTTTTTCCCTCTCCCCGAAGCAGATCAATGCCTATGCCCACTCCGATGAAGAGGATATTTCGTTTCTTATCCACCTTTCGCGCAACGAACTTTATGATGTGATGATAAAAAAATCGCTGGATGACGGACTGTTTCAAAGCGTATACGATAAAGAGCTGCTCTACCTCAAAGATACGGTTGCCCCTGAAGATCGGGAACTGTTTGTGCAAGAGGCCCATGAACGCCTCGATGCGTATTCAAAAGAGGAATTGATCGGAATCATGCTAAATTACAAGGTAACCAAAGAGATTAAAGGGGAGATACGATGA contains:
- the hsrA gene encoding homeostatic response regulator transcription factor HsrA, whose translation is MRILIIEDEVTLNKTLAEGLKEFGYQSDVVETLKDGEYYLDIRNYDLILMDWMLPDGNSVDIIPDIKSNTPKTVVVVLSARDDNESEIEALKSGADDYIRKPFDFDVLVARIEARLRFGGSNIIEIDDLTINPEEEKIIYKEKEIELKGKPFEVLTHLARHRDQIVSKEQLLDAIWEEPELVTPNVIEVAINQIRQKMDKPLGITTIETVRRRGYRFCFPKEA
- a CDS encoding sensor histidine kinase codes for the protein MFSKRSIRRRFLFQLIVASAALVILFSSFLYLFIKQSIYDEKQAELIGYAENISSYKSLLSTQQNNADTMMGLTVELITLSQNDEHLDFYETTHKDKSTTLTLIYPFDFEHSSYLKVSRDITPTKRLLRKIMNSIYLINAVGFVVIILYAIAFSKMLIAPISALSRRLANMNEHLIRPIKVEQLPDEFEPLGETLNRLIARIQNFVKYQKELFIGAAHELKTPLAVIKLKNQVTLIKKRTPEEYIEAIKITNQSVDEMNKIVADILNIGRQEGAQLEIPVQTDIIQILKKWEGDFKLLANSENKTLLTRFEPDAFSAVLQVTLLNQILQNFLQNALKFTPEGKTILFQSHMNGVGIVIEVIDEGCGIDESVDLFAPFKRQGNKSGVGLGLFLAKSAAEAIGATITLTNREDGIDGTCARLILPSKLCCVIPQR
- the flhB gene encoding flagellar biosynthesis protein FlhB, with amino-acid sequence MADDQEKTEEPTAKKLEDARAEGNVPKSQDVVGVVVLFVSILAVLMMFTFIADRMLHLSQYYFSLMRQPLDRELMVDLAVVTMKEFLIMALPVSIIVAVAGVFGTVAQIGFNFTTKPLTPNFSKLDPIKGFANLFTLQKGLESIKITLKSFTALGIGFLYFWYFVEELPTVALFTLQDQMGWLRDKAIVLASVMLLIIFVYAVIDLFLVRKHYFDKLKMSLQEIKDEMKNMEGDPHIKAKIRQIQMQAARKRMMTSVPTADVVITNPTHYAVAIVYDENKHNAPVVVAKGVDNMAIQIKKVARENGVHIVQNPPLARSLYKEVDIDHPIPDMLFAAVAEVLAYVYKMGKKRKGNS
- a CDS encoding dihydroneopterin aldolase, encoding MKILIENLTFDAIIGILDFERTDPQQVQIDCTIDYTYTGDNFINYADIACMIETTVQTEQFELIETALEVLAAKLKLSFPLIDALSLTFRKPNILPNCTVGVQKNFIF
- the plsY gene encoding glycerol-3-phosphate 1-O-acyltransferase PlsY: MDFLFNLNVQFYLAAYLLGGIPFGLILAKVFAGVNITEAGSQSIGATNVLRVVKETNPSLAKKLGAATLALDALKGIIVVLAAKYFELSDSAQWLVAVLAVVGHCFSPYMWFEGGKGVATGMGVMAVMLPVPTVIALVVWAVAAKTIRISSLSSMLGLAALVVSSFILYPAMFHAPVLFIAFILFYKHIPNFVRLVKGEEKRVA
- the nadC gene encoding carboxylating nicotinate-nucleotide diphosphorylase yields the protein MIEQFIREVLAEDVGRGDLYARVSDAVSASAKIIAKSDGVIAGEAYLKVLAEIEKFNIIWHKHDGDRFVKGEVLMELSGDSHTLLRIERTLLNMLLHASSIATLTRKYVDLIAPYGTKLLDTRKTRPLLRNFEKYATRIGGATNHRMGLDDALMLKDTHLKTITNLESFMEEARKKIPFTSKIEIEAEDFEMAAHAMRCGADIVMCDNMTVEQLTEVVKYKWEHHSGVLLEASGNITLETIEAYAASGVDAISTGALIHQANWIDMSMKMD
- the nadA gene encoding quinolinate synthase NadA — translated: MGLNTEELKQKIIDLKNRLSVTVVAHFYQRDEVFEMGDITGDSLELAKRTMADDKEFVVFCGVGFMGQSVKILSPEKRVVMPKVACCAMAKMIDGLYYDQSIAKLEEAGIKADDILPITYINSDAAVKARVGKMGGMVCTSSNAKIIITKALGEGKKILFVPDRCLGQNIARQMGLKSCVIGDGTDPKEADIICYDGFCSVHQLFSVEDIEFYRNKYPGILIAVHPECDPAICERADFVGSTSQLIKYITELPANQKVAVGTEFNMVNRLRPSNTYILSSTKPECPTMNETTLEDLYAVLKSIEEGAPINEIEVDEDTAHWAKIALERMMAL